From the Kitasatospora viridis genome, one window contains:
- a CDS encoding helix-turn-helix domain-containing protein, with translation MSSGERPLQEVNFLTVAEVASVMRVSKMTVYRLVHSQELPAIRVGRSFRVPEQAVHDYLKDSYVGRQSA, from the coding sequence ATGAGTTCCGGCGAACGCCCCCTGCAAGAGGTCAACTTCCTGACCGTGGCGGAAGTCGCCTCGGTCATGAGGGTGTCCAAGATGACGGTCTACCGGTTGGTGCACTCCCAGGAGCTGCCCGCGATCCGGGTCGGCCGCTCCTTCCGAGTGCCCGAACAGGCGGTCCACGACTACCTCAAGGACTCCTACGTCGGGCGACAGAGTGCCTGA
- a CDS encoding acetoin utilization protein AcuC, whose translation MPHTQPDRSCQLSLFWDEAETAYRFSDRHPMDPVRLSLTMRLVESFGLATAPGVTVTAAPPAGDSTLALVHRPDYLAAVRRAAADPALVDEEHGLGTEDNPVFPEIHSASALIAGQSVAAAEAVWRGGARHAVNFAGGLHHAMPERASGFCVYNDPALAIARLLELGAERVAYVDVDVHHGDGVQRAFWNDPRVLTVSLHEHPSTLFPQTGWATETGGPEAPGLAANLPLPAGTSDAGWLRAFHALVPELLAAFKPQVIVSQHGADTHLEDPLAHLLVTVDAQREVARSLHELAHQHCEGRWVALGGGGYAVVDVVPRSWTHLVAIAAGRPIEPTTETPEDWRAEVYRRTRQGAPLRMTDGADAGYRDFAEHGYDPADRLDQAILAARRAVFPQHGLLP comes from the coding sequence ATGCCGCACACCCAGCCTGACCGGTCCTGCCAGCTGAGCCTGTTCTGGGACGAAGCCGAAACCGCCTACCGGTTCAGCGACCGGCACCCGATGGACCCGGTGCGGCTCTCGCTCACCATGCGGCTGGTCGAGTCCTTCGGCCTGGCCACCGCGCCCGGCGTCACGGTGACGGCCGCCCCGCCGGCCGGCGACTCCACGCTGGCCCTGGTGCACCGCCCCGATTACCTGGCCGCGGTCCGCCGGGCCGCCGCCGACCCCGCCCTGGTGGACGAGGAGCACGGCCTGGGCACCGAGGACAACCCGGTCTTCCCGGAGATCCACAGCGCCTCCGCGCTGATCGCCGGCCAGTCGGTGGCCGCCGCCGAGGCGGTCTGGCGCGGCGGGGCCCGGCACGCCGTCAACTTCGCCGGCGGGCTGCACCACGCGATGCCGGAGCGGGCCTCCGGCTTCTGCGTCTACAACGACCCGGCGCTGGCGATCGCCCGGCTGCTGGAGCTGGGCGCTGAGCGGGTGGCCTACGTGGACGTCGACGTGCACCACGGGGACGGCGTGCAGCGGGCGTTCTGGAACGACCCCCGGGTGCTCACCGTCTCGCTGCACGAGCACCCCAGCACGCTCTTCCCGCAGACCGGCTGGGCCACCGAGACCGGCGGCCCCGAGGCGCCGGGCCTGGCCGCCAACCTGCCGCTGCCGGCCGGCACCTCGGACGCCGGCTGGCTGCGCGCCTTCCACGCCCTGGTGCCGGAGCTGCTGGCCGCCTTCAAGCCGCAGGTGATCGTCAGCCAGCACGGCGCCGACACCCACCTGGAGGACCCGCTGGCCCACCTGCTGGTCACCGTGGACGCCCAGCGCGAGGTCGCCCGGAGCCTGCACGAACTCGCCCACCAGCACTGCGAGGGCCGCTGGGTGGCGCTCGGCGGGGGCGGCTACGCGGTGGTCGACGTGGTCCCGCGCAGCTGGACCCACCTGGTGGCGATCGCCGCCGGCCGCCCGATCGAGCCGACCACCGAGACCCCCGAGGACTGGCGGGCCGAGGTCTACCGGCGCACCCGGCAGGGCGCCCCCCTGCGGATGACCGACGGTGCGGACGCCGGCTACCGGGACTTCGCCGAGCACGGCTACGACCCCGCCGACCGGCTGGACCAGGCGATCCTGGCCGCCCGCCGGGCGGTCTTCCCGCAGCACGGCCTGCTGCCCTAA
- a CDS encoding 30S ribosomal protein bS22, which produces MGSVIKKRRKRMAKKKHRKLLKRTRVQRRNKK; this is translated from the coding sequence GTGGGCTCTGTCATCAAGAAGCGTCGCAAGCGTATGGCCAAGAAGAAGCACCGCAAGCTTCTGAAGCGGACCCGCGTTCAGCGTCGCAACAAGAAGTAA
- a CDS encoding NAD-dependent epimerase/dehydratase family protein, with amino-acid sequence MGTVVLVTGVARPLGARFAERIRREPGVELVVGVDVRPPRAPGPGPAGDRTPCAPYVFAPVDLRRPAIARVLAEHGVDTVVHLNVSATNPGAAGRSAVKEINVIGSMQLLGACQQSALVRRLVVKSTTGVYGSTPRDPAVFAERTPPKTLPADGFAKDAAEIEGYVRGFARRRPDVAVTVLRFANLVGPGADTPLAAYFALPVLPTALGHDPRLQFVHEDDAVEVLRLAALDQPTPADRSGTFNVAGDGVLLLSQCARRLGRPTLPVLSPALGWAAALARRTRAIDFAPEQVGLLTHGRVVDTTALREVFGYRPAYDTPQAFADFAAGQRGALLPPERLAAAADRLATLLSKRS; translated from the coding sequence GTGGGCACAGTGGTGCTGGTCACCGGGGTGGCCCGGCCGCTCGGCGCCCGGTTCGCCGAGCGGATCCGCCGCGAGCCCGGGGTGGAGCTGGTGGTCGGCGTCGACGTGCGGCCGCCGCGGGCGCCCGGGCCGGGGCCGGCCGGGGACCGCACCCCCTGCGCGCCCTACGTCTTCGCGCCCGTCGACCTGCGCCGCCCGGCGATCGCCCGGGTGCTGGCCGAGCACGGCGTCGACACCGTGGTGCACCTGAACGTCAGCGCCACCAACCCCGGCGCCGCGGGCCGTTCCGCGGTCAAGGAGATCAACGTCATCGGCAGCATGCAGCTGCTCGGGGCCTGCCAGCAGTCCGCACTGGTGCGCCGGCTGGTGGTGAAGTCGACCACCGGCGTCTACGGCTCGACCCCGCGCGACCCGGCCGTGTTCGCCGAGCGCACCCCGCCCAAGACCCTGCCGGCCGACGGCTTCGCCAAGGACGCCGCCGAGATCGAGGGCTACGTGCGCGGCTTCGCCCGCCGCCGCCCCGACGTCGCGGTCACCGTGCTGCGGTTCGCCAACCTGGTCGGCCCCGGCGCCGACACCCCGCTGGCCGCCTACTTCGCGCTGCCGGTGCTGCCGACCGCGCTCGGCCACGACCCCCGGCTGCAGTTCGTGCACGAGGACGACGCGGTCGAGGTGCTCCGGCTGGCCGCCCTGGACCAGCCCACCCCGGCGGACCGCAGCGGCACCTTCAACGTGGCCGGAGACGGGGTGCTGCTGCTCTCCCAGTGCGCCCGCCGGCTCGGCCGCCCGACCCTGCCGGTGCTCAGCCCGGCGCTCGGCTGGGCCGCCGCGCTGGCCCGGCGGACCAGGGCCATCGACTTCGCGCCGGAACAGGTCGGCCTGCTCACCCACGGCCGGGTGGTGGACACCACGGCGCTGCGCGAGGTGTTCGGCTACCGACCGGCCTACGACACGCCGCAGGCCTTCGCCGACTTCGCCGCCGGACAGCGCGGCGCACTGCTGCCACCGGAACGGCTGGCCGCGGCCGCCGACCGGCTGGCCACCCTGCTGAGCAAGAGGAGCTGA